A single window of Ficedula albicollis isolate OC2 chromosome 8, FicAlb1.5, whole genome shotgun sequence DNA harbors:
- the FAM159A gene encoding membrane protein FAM159A, translated as MSAECSSYLNADKVLVSGFSCPRAGGDARAVFCCGFQDVKYCCDDPHSFFPYEHSYMWWLSVGALVGLSIAAVVLFAFIITVCVLCYLFISTKPRSKLDTGLSLQTADSEARGSSIC; from the exons ATGAGCGCCGAGTGCAGCAGTTACCTCAACGCCGACAAGGTGCTGGTGAGCGGGTTCAGCTGCCCGCGGGCGGGCGGGGACGCCCGCGCCGTGTTCTGCTGCGGCTTCCAGGACGTCAAGTACTGCTGCGATGACCCCCACAGCTTCTTCCCCTACGAGCACAGCTACATGTGGTGGCTCAG TGTTGGAGCACTCGTGGGCCTGTCAATAGCAGCAGTAGTCCTCTTTGCTTTCATCATCACCGTGTGTGTTCTCTGTTATTTGTTTATCAGCACCAAGCCACGCAGCAAACTGGATACTGGCTTGAGCTTACAGACAGCAG